The Chrysemys picta bellii isolate R12L10 chromosome 12, ASM1138683v2, whole genome shotgun sequence genome has a segment encoding these proteins:
- the LOC135974836 gene encoding butyrophilin subfamily 2 member A2-like, protein MRGPGRKRRICLFWDRLRWPIAPARGTPQTDPFTLSLNWLCRGVNPPCPWLRSQRCSPGTAGEILEAGGCLVHSPAGAGSVTDTIRPCPRAELCPSRSDSLSAANVTLDLNTAHPELIVSEDLKRVRYGGVWQALPNNPERFDTMCCVLGCEGFTSGSHYWEMEVKVEGKGFCFVGVTRESVSRKGQICPKPEQGIWAVQVWEDQYQAPTSPMQVIPLSPSQAPRRIRVYLDYEGGRVQLFDAGSGDLIVTFPPASFAGDRIRPFFRLSTIVNHWQGRASVRLL, encoded by the exons ATGCGGGGGCCGGGGCGGAAACGACGGATTTGTCTCTTCTGGGACCGACTGCGCTGGCCAATCGCACCGGCCCGTGGGAccccccaaa CTGATCCTTTCACTCTGTCCCTGAACTGGCTCTGTCGGGGTGTGAATCCCCCCTGCCCATGGCTGAGATCTCAGCGCTGCTCCccaggcacagctggggaaatcctggaggcaggaggttgCCTGGTTCactccccagctggggcaggttcTGTCACTGACACGATcagaccctgccccagggctgagctctgcccctcacgctctgattctctctctgcaGCGAACGTGACTCTGGATCTGAACACAGCCCATCCCGAACTCATTGTGTCTGAGGATCTGAAACGTGTGAGATATGGAGGCGTATGGCAGGCtctgcccaacaaccctgagagatttgacactatgtgctgtgtgctgggctgtgagggattcacctcagGAAGCCATTACTGGGAGATGGAGGTgaaggtggaggggaaggggttcTGTTTTGTTGGGGTGACCAGAGAGTCTGTGAGCAGGAAGGGACAGATCTGCCCTAAACCTGagcaggggatctgggctgtgcagGTCTGGGAGGATCAGTACCAGGCTCCCACGTCCCCTATGCAGGTCATTCCCTTGTCCCCAAGCCAGGCACCCCGCAGGATCCGGGTTTATCTGGACTATGAAGGGGGCCGGGTGCAGCTTTTCGATGCTGGTAGCGGGGACCTGATCGTCACTTTCCCACCGGCCTCTTTTGCCGGAGACAGAATCCGCCCATTCTTCCGGCTTAGCACTATTGTCAATCACTGGCAGGGTCGGGCTAGTGTGCGGCTCCTCTAG